The following proteins are co-located in the Agromyces laixinhei genome:
- the mtrB gene encoding MtrAB system histidine kinase MtrB, translated as MSQAQASARFSAGSWRDIMHALAGLPRRAAELWRGSLQFRTVIITLALSSLAILVIGLYISFSIASNLFKTQLDSALDDANDATVAAQRILEGSDAAGDRASMQLVMASVERSVRSVSGSTSIAYFQPSDVSSPIAPPTRIAPSLSGIITPELHERVRDDDAGQYWQSVALEGADGADDPGVVVGSTIAVPGVGDYELYIGYNFAAAQETLSFMQLVGTIGAVALLVLLSAITLLVVRWVIEPIRSAATTSRRLAAGDLGVRMPEKGEDELATLAASFNGMADSLQARIRELAELSVMQQRFVSDVSHELRTPLTTIRLAGDVLYGQRDDFPGPTSRTVELLHTQTERFETLLSDLLEISRYDAGSVELVTEPTNLVHLAGDAIESMHELAHSRGSELRLDAPGGHLDATVDPRRIRRIVRNLLGNAIEHGEGRAVVVSVDSNASAIALSVRDYGLGMTPEESARVFDRFWRADPSRMRTIGGTGLGLAIALEDAVAHGGMLEVWSRQGSGTVFRLTLPRSGAGDAIVSPLPLEPDDIDATGPPPTGATPAATSEATHETEASRSTAGAQRPGAGRWEAHDA; from the coding sequence ATGTCGCAGGCGCAGGCCTCGGCACGGTTCAGTGCCGGTTCGTGGCGAGACATCATGCATGCCCTCGCCGGCCTCCCGCGCCGGGCGGCCGAACTGTGGCGCGGTTCGCTGCAATTCCGCACCGTGATCATCACCCTCGCCCTGTCGTCGCTCGCGATCCTCGTCATCGGGCTCTACATCTCGTTCAGCATCGCCTCGAACCTCTTCAAGACACAGCTCGACAGCGCCCTCGACGACGCGAACGACGCGACGGTCGCCGCGCAACGCATCCTCGAGGGCTCAGACGCCGCCGGCGACCGGGCATCGATGCAGCTCGTCATGGCTTCGGTCGAGCGCTCGGTGCGCAGCGTCTCGGGCAGCACCTCGATCGCGTACTTCCAGCCCTCTGACGTGTCGAGCCCGATCGCACCGCCCACCCGCATCGCACCGAGTCTCTCCGGCATCATCACGCCAGAACTGCACGAGCGCGTGCGCGACGACGACGCCGGCCAGTACTGGCAGTCGGTGGCGCTCGAGGGCGCAGACGGCGCCGACGATCCCGGCGTCGTCGTCGGCAGCACGATCGCCGTGCCAGGGGTCGGCGACTACGAGCTCTACATCGGGTACAACTTCGCCGCCGCGCAGGAGACCCTCTCGTTCATGCAGCTCGTGGGAACGATCGGAGCGGTCGCCCTGCTCGTGCTGTTGAGCGCGATCACCCTGCTCGTGGTGCGATGGGTGATCGAGCCGATCCGATCGGCGGCGACGACGAGTCGGCGGCTCGCGGCGGGAGACCTCGGTGTGCGCATGCCCGAGAAGGGCGAAGACGAGCTTGCGACCCTCGCAGCCTCCTTCAACGGCATGGCCGACAGCCTCCAGGCGCGCATCCGCGAGCTCGCGGAGCTCTCGGTGATGCAGCAGCGCTTCGTGTCCGACGTGTCGCACGAGCTTCGCACGCCGCTCACCACCATCCGCCTCGCGGGCGACGTGCTCTACGGCCAGCGCGACGACTTTCCGGGCCCGACCTCCCGCACCGTCGAGCTGCTGCACACGCAGACCGAGCGCTTCGAGACCCTGCTCTCCGACCTGCTCGAGATCAGCCGCTACGACGCGGGCTCGGTCGAACTCGTGACCGAGCCGACGAACCTCGTGCACCTCGCGGGCGACGCGATCGAGTCGATGCACGAGCTCGCCCACAGCCGGGGCAGCGAGTTGCGACTCGACGCACCCGGCGGCCACCTCGACGCGACGGTCGACCCCCGTCGCATCCGCCGCATCGTCAGAAACCTGCTCGGCAACGCGATCGAGCACGGCGAGGGAAGGGCGGTCGTCGTCTCGGTCGACAGCAACGCCTCTGCGATCGCGCTGTCGGTGCGTGACTACGGCCTCGGCATGACACCGGAGGAGTCGGCGCGCGTGTTCGACCGGTTCTGGCGGGCCGACCCGAGTCGCATGCGCACGATCGGCGGCACCGGGCTCGGGCTCGCGATCGCCCTCGAAGACGCCGTCGCGCACGGAGGCATGCTCGAAGTGTGGTCGCGGCAGGGTTCCGGCACCGTGTTCCGGCTCACCCTGCCGCGGTCCGGGGCGGGCGACGCCATCGTCTCGCCGCTGCCCCTCGAGCCCGACGACATCGATGCCACAGGGCCGCCGCCCACGGGAGCCACGCCTGCAGCCACGTCCGAGGCGACGCACGAGACGGAGGCGTCGAGGAGCACGGCAGGCGCACAGCGGCCGGGCGCCGGCAGGTGGGAGGCACACGATGCGTAG
- the mtrA gene encoding MtrAB system response regulator MtrA yields MTSRVLVVDDDTALAEMIGIVLRTEGFEPFFCADGTGALAAFRESKPDLVLLDLMLPGIDGIEVCGRIRAESGTPIIMLTAKTDTADVVKGLESGADDYMVKPFNPKELIARIRTRLRPTPDQAVSALGIGDLTIDAAGHEVRRGESRINLTPLEFDLLLTLASKPQQVFTREMLLEQVWGYHYKADTRLVNVHVQRLRAKVEHDPDNPRIVMTVRGVGYRAGATT; encoded by the coding sequence ATGACCTCACGCGTACTCGTCGTCGATGACGACACGGCCCTGGCCGAGATGATCGGCATCGTGCTGCGCACCGAGGGGTTCGAGCCCTTCTTCTGCGCCGACGGCACCGGGGCGCTCGCCGCCTTCCGCGAGTCGAAGCCCGACCTCGTGCTGCTCGACCTCATGTTGCCGGGCATCGACGGCATCGAGGTCTGCGGGCGCATCCGCGCCGAGTCGGGCACGCCCATCATCATGCTCACGGCGAAGACCGACACGGCCGACGTGGTCAAGGGCCTCGAGTCCGGCGCCGACGACTACATGGTCAAGCCCTTCAATCCGAAGGAGCTCATCGCGCGCATCCGCACGCGGTTGCGGCCGACGCCCGATCAGGCCGTGTCGGCGCTCGGCATCGGCGATCTCACGATCGACGCCGCCGGCCACGAGGTACGCCGCGGCGAGTCTCGCATCAACCTCACCCCGCTCGAGTTCGACCTGCTGCTGACCCTCGCCTCCAAGCCGCAGCAGGTCTTCACCCGCGAGATGCTGCTCGAGCAGGTGTGGGGCTACCACTACAAGGCCGACACCCGCCTCGTGAACGTGCACGTGCAGCGCCTGCGCGCGAAGGTCGAGCACGACCCCGACAATCCGCGCATCGTGATGACGGTGCGCGGCGTCGGCTATCGAGCCGGCGCGACCACCTAG
- a CDS encoding GerMN domain-containing protein, with translation MRRRLGVLGVTVFAAATAVLFAGCVSIPSSGGVNAGDPAPVEESLELDTIVQPPAQDASRLQILEGFIDAAASPRNGYQVARDFLTPAFADEWSAGDGATIDVLADREFNELGETTIVVDATPAAQLSPNGQYDITESSTPIELRYEFEQVDGQWRISQAPPGLLTDETTFTQVFRKYPLYFYSPDFDYLVPDLRWFAGRDSAQTSIVRALLTGPSEWLATGVVTAFPEGTRLESASVPVAGRVASVDLTGATDDDVLTVQRMQLQLQQSLDGVRGVDDVMLSLNGVEEDAPELSPVPLKNPLVDPRPVVFDGTAFGYLASSGEGIEPIPELSPQVEALAPTGAALGPGGESAAVRAAGGVSVVRAGEEAVLLDPRDGLIVPALDAHGVVWSVPGALPDQLVVFPAGGATDPVQLPVPWSGTSIAAIEISRDSTRLVALLGDGAATRFVAASIERDSAGTPVALSPVTLGLADVAGAPLDVTWLDSRTVASLTALPGGGTRVITQEIGGFADPRQGPEGGIAIDGGNSVRDIRLLTAAGDLAAPSGVGWQARASGIRLIAAQQSD, from the coding sequence ATGCGTAGACGTCTGGGTGTGCTCGGGGTAACCGTGTTCGCCGCGGCGACGGCGGTGCTGTTCGCGGGGTGCGTCTCCATTCCGAGCTCCGGCGGGGTCAACGCCGGGGATCCGGCGCCCGTCGAGGAATCGCTCGAGCTCGACACGATCGTGCAGCCTCCTGCGCAGGATGCGAGCCGGCTCCAGATCCTGGAGGGGTTCATCGATGCGGCGGCGAGTCCGCGCAACGGGTACCAGGTGGCACGCGACTTCTTGACGCCGGCCTTCGCCGACGAGTGGAGTGCGGGCGACGGCGCGACGATCGACGTGCTCGCCGACCGTGAATTCAACGAGCTCGGCGAGACGACGATCGTCGTCGACGCGACCCCGGCGGCGCAGTTGTCGCCGAACGGTCAATACGACATCACGGAGTCGAGCACGCCGATCGAGCTCCGCTACGAGTTCGAGCAGGTCGACGGGCAGTGGCGCATCTCACAGGCGCCGCCCGGACTCCTCACCGACGAGACCACGTTCACCCAGGTGTTCCGGAAGTACCCGCTCTACTTCTACTCGCCCGATTTCGACTACCTCGTGCCCGACCTGCGCTGGTTCGCCGGTCGCGACTCCGCACAGACGAGCATCGTGCGTGCCCTGCTCACCGGTCCGTCCGAGTGGCTCGCCACCGGGGTGGTGACGGCGTTCCCCGAGGGCACACGGCTGGAGTCGGCCTCGGTGCCGGTCGCCGGACGGGTGGCGAGCGTCGACCTCACCGGAGCGACCGACGACGACGTGCTCACCGTGCAGCGCATGCAGCTGCAATTGCAGCAGAGCCTCGACGGAGTGCGCGGCGTCGACGACGTCATGCTGTCGCTCAACGGGGTCGAGGAGGACGCGCCCGAACTCTCGCCCGTGCCGCTGAAGAATCCGCTGGTCGATCCGCGTCCGGTCGTCTTCGACGGCACCGCCTTCGGCTATCTCGCGAGTTCCGGCGAGGGCATCGAGCCGATCCCCGAGCTCTCACCTCAGGTGGAGGCGCTCGCCCCGACGGGCGCGGCGCTCGGGCCCGGCGGCGAGTCGGCGGCCGTGCGCGCGGCCGGGGGAGTCTCGGTCGTGCGCGCGGGCGAGGAGGCCGTGCTGCTCGACCCGCGCGACGGTCTCATCGTGCCGGCGCTCGACGCGCACGGCGTCGTCTGGTCGGTGCCGGGCGCGCTACCCGATCAGCTCGTGGTCTTCCCGGCCGGCGGGGCGACTGATCCGGTCCAGCTCCCGGTGCCGTGGAGCGGTACGTCGATCGCCGCGATCGAGATCTCTCGCGACTCCACTCGGCTCGTCGCGCTCCTCGGCGACGGCGCCGCGACGCGCTTCGTCGCCGCCTCCATCGAGCGGGATTCCGCGGGCACGCCCGTCGCACTCAGTCCGGTCACGCTCGGGCTCGCGGATGTCGCGGGTGCACCGCTCGACGTCACATGGCTCGATTCGCGCACCGTGGCGTCGCTCACCGCGCTGCCGGGCGGCGGAACGAGGGTGATCACCCAGGAGATCGGCGGGTTCGCCGATCCGCGCCAGGGACCCGAGGGCGGCATCGCCATCGACGGCGGCAACAGCGTGCGCGACATCCGCCTGCTGACTGCCGCCGGCGACCTCGCTGCGCCGAGCGGTGTCGGCTGGCAGGCCCGCGCGAGCGGCATCCGGCTCATCGCGGCTCAGCAATCGGACTGA